Genomic DNA from Luteitalea sp.:
TCGGTGTCGACCTTCGACGTGAAGCACGCCTTCAGCGCGTCGTTCCTCTATGATCTGCCGTTTGGGCGCGATCGTCCGTTGCTGGCGAACGCCACCGGTCTCCTCAACACGATCGTCGGCGGTTGGAGCCTGAGCGGCGTGGCGCGGATCCAGGGCGGCGTCCCGCTGGTCGTCGTGCTGCGCGACGACAACCGCCTCGGCATCGCCGGCAACGTCCGCGCGATTCGGCCCGACCTCGTGCCGGGTGTCCCGCTCCTGAATCCACGATGGTCCAGCGACTGCCCCGTGGGGCAGGAATGCGAGCCGTGGTTCAACCCGGCAGCGTTCATGCGGCCGCCGAAGGGCACCCTCGGCAACGCCTCGCGCACGATCGACGAGGCCCGATGGCCGCGGCAGGAGTTCTTCGACTTCTCCATCCAGAAGAACTTCGGGCTGGGTGGCAACCGCCGGCTGCAGCTTCGCGTGGATCTGATCAACGCGTTCAATCACCCGGTGTTCAAGTTTGGCAGGGATAGCGACAACGGCGAGGTCTTCACGCTTCCAGCCGAGGGACTGCTGACCGAGGAGCAGTTCAACGCCTGGGCCGACTTCAACGGGCAGCCGCAGGCCGGGACACCGGAAGGGGATCGACTGCGCGGGCGCGCCGACGAGATCATCACGTCCGGCCTCGTGCCGGGGACAGAGGTGCTGCGCCCGGATTTCTTCAGCATCCCGGTACCGGAGGGGTTCCATGGGATGGACGCGAATCAGTTCGACATCACGACGTCGGAGGGCCTGAAGCTGTACCGGGTCCGGCAGGCGTACACACCCGATCGCTGGGGATTCCTGGGCGCGAGCTCGCCATATACGCCGCGATTCATTCAGATTGCGGTGAAGATCTACTTCTGAGCGAGGTGCGGAGCCATGTCCGCGCATGCCTTTGATCACACTGTCTGCTCTTGCCGCACATGAAGCACGCGCGACGTGTCCTGATCCGCTTCTCTCTTGTCGGCAGCATCATCCTGCTGGCCGCGTTCCAACCTGCGCCTTCCGAGGAGGAACGACCGCGCGACAATGTGCTCCTCATCATTTCGGATGACCTCCGGCCTGACCTGGGCACCTATGGCAACCGCCTGATGCGGACGCCGCACATCGACGGGCTTGCCTCTCGCGGCGTGCGCTTCGACCGCGCCTACGCGCAGTACCCGCTCTGCAATCCCTCGCGCGCCTCGTTGCTGACCGGCCGGTATCCCACGAGCGTGGGGGTGCTGGACAACATCACCTGGTTTCGCGCCTTCCAGCCGTTCGTCAGTCTTCCGCAGTATTTCCAGTCGCACGGTTATGCGACGCTGCGCGCGGGCAAGATCTTTCACGGCGGGATGGACCACGCGGAAGCCTGGACCGAAGGAGGGCAGCCCCGCGGGTTCACCGGCCCGCGCCGTCAGCCCACGCCGGGCGGCCCCTCGCGCGCGGCGCGTTCCGATCGCTTTGTCGTGCTCGAAGGCGACGGCGAGGACAACGGAGATTACCGTGTGGCCTGCTGCGGAGTCTACGATTCAGCGTTGACCGTTCACGATTCGCAGCCGGCGGGGCCTTCACATCCGCAAAATTATCAGATACGATATGTTTGTGTCCAAGGCCCCAACGCCGCTGACCATTCGTGAGTACATCACGAGCGGCGGCGTCAGCCCCTTTCGCGACTGGCTGGACACGTTGGATGCCAAGGTCAAAGCCCGGATCCAGGCGCGCGTGCTCCGCTTCGAGACGGGCAATCTCGGCGATCACAAAAGCGTGGGCGCCGGCGTTTGGGAGGCCCGGCTGGTCTTCGGCCCAGGGTACAGGATCTATTTCGGCAAGGACGGGAAGACGGTCATTCTCCTCCTGGCTGGCGGTACGAAGCCATCACAGAAGGGAGACATTAGCCAGGCGCAGGCGTATCGGCGCGAGTACTTGGAGGCGAAGCGACATGGCAAGACGAAGCAAGGACTGGAACGCGGGACTCGCGAAGGACTTTCGCGATCCTGAATTCGCGCGTGAGTTTCTCCTGGCAGCGATCGATGAGGGTGTGCCCCTGCAACTCGCGCTCGGCAAGGCGATTCGCGCGATGGGCGTGAAGGAATTCGCGGCGAAAGCTCGAATGGCGAGCCCGAATGTGCTGCGCGCGATCCATCCGCGGCATAACCCGACGCACGACACATTGAACCGCCTTCTGAAGCCGTTCCGGCTCCGACTGAGCCTCGCGCGGCTCGATGCGCCGAGAGGCCGACACGCCGCGTGAACGTCGGATACCCGCCTGCGTTCAGCGGTCGCTGCGCGCCGTCGTCGTGCCCGCCGGCAGCGCGTACGCCACGATGCCGGTCGGCCCGGTGTGGGGCGCTGATATCGCTCCTGGACCGGTCGGCTGCGTGCCAGACGCGGTGACCAGCAGATACTGCCGGCCGCCGTGCTCGTACATCGACGGCTGCCCGCTCGTGGGCCCGCCCAGCGGCAGGGTCGCCAGTTCTGCGCCGTTCGCGCTGTCGTACACGTGCACCTTGCGGTCGGCCGCCGTGGCGAACACCAGCCCGGCACCCGTCACGACCATCCCGCCCTTCACCGTCGCGGCCGAGCCCGTGCCGGTAACGCCGTGCTTCACCAGCCGCAGGTCGTCACCGAGCCCCTTCTGCCAGGCGATCGTGCCGGTGTTGAGATCGTAGGCCGTGAGCGTGGTGTACGGCGGCGCGATAATCGTCGGGAAGAGCCCGAATCCATCGGTCACCGGATAGCCTTCACGCACGACCTCCGCAGGCGCGCCGCCGCGGGCGGGACGCACCTCGCCGGCCTTCAGCAATCGGATCAGCGTCGGCACGTTGAAGCCGATGACGTACACGCGTCCGTCCGCAGGATTGCTGGCGGTGCTGCCCCAGTTCGATCCGCCCTGGTTGCCCGGCATGTGCACCACCTCGTCGAAGCCGATCGGCGTGAACGGGCCATCGTTTCGCGCGCGCGCCACGCGCTGCCGGAACTCCTCGCGCTCCTTCGGGGTGAGGATGTACGGGTTGCTGTCGTCCGCCGTGAACGACTGCCGCGAGAACGGCGGAGGGTTCGTCGGAAACGGCTGGGTCGGAGACAGCTTTTCTCCGGGCACCTGCGTGCCCTGCGGTACCGCGCGCTCCTCGATTGGCCAGATGGGCTCTCCCGACACCCGATCGAACACGTACAGATAGCCGGTCTTGGACGCGACCGCGACCACGTCGACTTGCCGTCCGTTGTGCTGGATGGTCGTCAGCTGCGGCGCGGCGTTGTTGTCCAGGTCCCAGATGTCGTGGTGCACCATCTGGAAGTGCCACAGCCTGCGACCCGTCCGCGCATCGAGCGCAAGGATGCAGTTGGCAAACAGGTTGTCGCCGTGCCGATAGCCGCCGTGGAAGTTGTACTTGCCGCTGCTGGTCGGCACGTAGACGATGGCTCGGGCCGCGTCGATGGAGAGCTCGGCCCAGTTGTTGGCGCCGCCGACCGAGGCGCGCGCATCTTTGGGCCAGGTGTCNNNNNNNNNNGATTGGTCGCCGAGCCCAGGATAATCAGGTTCTCGAACACGCGCCCCGGAAGGCGGCTCTGCTGCTCGACCGTCTTCGGATCGCGGTCGAGGCCTTCGCGCAGATCCACACGGCCGTCCTTGGCGAAGGACATGATCGCCTTGCCGGTCCGCGCGTCGATGGCCCGCAGGAAGTTGCGCGCGCTGAAGAGGAGGCGGCGATCCTTGCCGTCCTTGCTCTCCCAGTAGTTCACGCCGCGGAGCGCGAAGCCCTCGATGCCGTCGTGCACCCAGAGCTCCTTGCCCGTCGCTGCGTCCAGGGCCACGAGCGCGGTGCCACGCGTCCGGCCGTAGATGACGCCGCGCACGACGAGGGGATTGAAGTCGGTATCGCCGGCCGGGTAGGTCCAGGCGACGTCGAGCCGGCCCACGTTGGATCTGTCGATCTGCGTTGCCGCGACGAAGCGCGAGCTGTCGGGTCCGCCGGCGTAGTCACGCCATTCGCGCGGTGTCTGTCCCGCGCCCGAGAGCCCCGTGACGCCGGCCATCACCGCCGCCGCGGCGGCTACTCCGAGCGCGCCTACCCATCGTCCTACCTTCGACCCATCTTGCGTAGCGAACATCGACGCCTTCTCCTCTCGCAGGAAACCCGGTCAAGTCTATCGCGCGGACTGGACGTAGCAGGCGATCTACGACAATCGCCGCATGGACGTTCACCTCGTCCGAATGCCGCCTCTTCGTTCGCCGGGTCGAAGGTTGATATCCTTCTGCGGCGTGATCTTTGGGACGTTCAGGACATGTCAATGCACGCAAACGAGGCCGCAGCTACCGAACCGTACTTTGTCCGCAAGGCAACCTCCAACGATGTCAGCGCAGTTGCCCGGATCTGGCACATAGGGTGGGCCGACGGTCACCTCGGGCACGTTCCGCCGGAGCTCGTCCGCTATCGCGACCAGGAGCAGTTCGTATCCCGAGCGCGGGAACGGCTCGAATGCATGTGGGTGGCCGAGTCCCATGGCCAGACCGTGGGATTCGTTGTCGTGAAGGGCGATGAGGTGGAGCAGATCTACGTCGACAGAGCAGCGCGCGGAACCGGTGTCGCGGCGATGCTTCTTCGCAAGGCCGAGGCCGAAATCCGCAGCGCAGGACATCGACAGGCGTGGCTCGCTGTCGTCGCTGGCAACCAGCGCGCCCGTTCGTTCTACTCGCGTCTCGGATGGCGC
This window encodes:
- a CDS encoding type II toxin-antitoxin system RelE/ParE family toxin — its product is MFVSKAPTPLTIREYITSGGVSPFRDWLDTLDAKVKARIQARVLRFETGNLGDHKSVGAGVWEARLVFGPGYRIYFGKDGKTVILLLAGGTKPSQKGDISQAQAYRREYLEAKRHGKTKQGLERGTREGLSRS
- a CDS encoding PQQ-binding-like beta-propeller repeat protein; the encoded protein is MVHHDIWDLDNNAAPQLTTIQHNGRQVDVVAVASKTGYLYVFDRVSGEPIWPIEERAVPQGTQVPGEKLSPTQPFPTNPPPFSRQSFTADDSNPYILTPKEREEFRQRVARARNDGPFTPIGFDEVVHMPGNQGGSNWGSTASNPADGRVYVIGFNVPTLIRLLKAGEVRPARGGAPAEVVREGYPVTDGFGLFPTIIAPPYTTLTAYDLNTGTIAWQKGLGDDLRLVKHGVTGTGSAATVKGGMVVTGAGLVFATAADRKVHVYDSANGAELATLPLGGPTSGQPSMYEHGGRQYLLVTASGTQPTGPGAISAPHTGPTGIVAYALPAGTTTARSDR
- a CDS encoding GNAT family N-acetyltransferase, whose translation is MSMHANEAAATEPYFVRKATSNDVSAVARIWHIGWADGHLGHVPPELVRYRDQEQFVSRARERLECMWVAESHGQTVGFVVVKGDEVEQIYVDRAARGTGVAAMLLRKAEAEIRSAGHRQAWLAVVAGNQRARSFYSRLGWRDSGPMSYLAETEVGRLAVPAHRYEINLHARS
- a CDS encoding sulfatase-like hydrolase/transferase, whose amino-acid sequence is MKHARRVLIRFSLVGSIILLAAFQPAPSEEERPRDNVLLIISDDLRPDLGTYGNRLMRTPHIDGLASRGVRFDRAYAQYPLCNPSRASLLTGRYPTSVGVLDNITWFRAFQPFVSLPQYFQSHGYATLRAGKIFHGGMDHAEAWTEGGQPRGFTGPRRQPTPGGPSRAARSDRFVVLEGDGEDNGDYRVACCGVYDSALTVHDSQPAGPSHPQNYQIRYVCVQGPNAADHS